From one Asterias amurensis chromosome 10, ASM3211899v1 genomic stretch:
- the LOC139942645 gene encoding uncharacterized protein, producing the protein MDADRSVSDEENSENCKRHVEGAKHKKSEKALSSTPKINTLFIQSQDLRPIRAEALFTSFIIEHNLPLAVTDHAAPLFRKMFPDSTIAKNYSCARTKTANIVKTLAIQDEQSITNAMKQFPYSMATDGSTDMADVKLYPVVVRLYDNSVGQIMVLLLKLIESRDSTGRGIYDLLANELDKRGIPWSNCVSFAADNARVMQGLGKGVAAFIKAKNPHIYLVGCACHLMHIAAETAAKQLHVNIEDIVITIYYYLDKSSKRKAMLRDNQIMCDVDVRKFLKLVSTRWLCVGQVVNRLLQQWEPLTLYFAGEAAGKKSVPKSKSTPGSTLKAKSTPGSTLKAKSTSGSTLKAKSTSGSTLKAKSTSGSTLKAKSTSGSTLKAKSTSGSTLKAKSTSGSTLKAKSTSGSTLKAKSTSGSTLKAKSISPGSTLTAKPTAGSSTLKAKPTAGSTLEACSTMTTHKQKTKPSAVSISQDKSLADPAVTGSSLTKPIEQSKQAKASSSSSNPCEFDLNAYLFRQTELGKQKKLSQDKKQKKVEQKEMTKPEKVFKFLSEPLSKVYALFLKRAVPLFDIANQSLQKEEPCIHTLLQTLVLQLQKILLALCKAEYVVVMMEEIRKGRKPTLYSEEKYQLADEELSIGSETLTFIESQNNLQLKKFFRDVRNYFKAAADYMVSKFPYGDELLIHAEVADINRRQTAKFFSLRYFIHRFPCILPKEFTIDDVEDEFRLFQVTSIEDSILKRRADEAWTEIGQLASAGRKLFHGLSTVMLGILLIFHSNADCERVFSLVTKNKTKYRASLSTDMLSSLVTRKVMMAAKNSVCHMEDYSDTLLRRAKSSSYEAKLSNAAAKTADRTL; encoded by the exons ATGGACGCCGATCGAAGTGTCAGTGATGAGGAAAATTCCGAAA actGTAAACGCCACGTTGAGGGAGCAAAGCACAAAAAATCAGAAAAGGCCTTATCATCCACCCCGAAGATCAACACACTGTTTATCCAAAGTCAAGATTTGCGGCCAATCCGAGCAGAGGCACTTTTCACATCTTTCATCATTGAGCACAACTTGCCATTAGCTGTAACCGATCATGCAGCACCCCTATTCAGGAAAATGTTCCCCGATAGCACGATTGCTAAAAATTACAGCTGTGCCAGAACCAAAACTGCAAACATAGTGAAAACTCTTGCCATTCAGGATGAACAGAGCATCACTAATGCTATGAAACAATTTCCATACAGCATGGCTACAGATGGAAGCACTGATATGGCTGATGTTAAGCTCTATCCAGTTGTTGTTCGCCTCTATGATAACAGTGTCGGACAAATAATGGTGTTACTGCTGAAACTTATTGAAAGTAGAGACTCCACTGGTCGAGGAATCTATGATCTTCTTGCTAATGAGCTTGACAAAAGAGGAATACCATGGTCAAATTGTGTCAGCTTTGCAGCTGACAATGCTAGAGTAATGCAGGGATTAGGCAAAGGAGTAGCAGCTTTCATTAAGGCAAAGAATCCTCACATTTATTTAGTCGGATGTGCTTGCCACCTCATGCACATAGCCGCAGAGACAGCAGCCAAGCAGCTACATGTTAACATAGAGGACATAGTCATAACAATATATTACTACCTTGACAAAAGTAGTAAAAGAAAGGCTATGCTGCGAGATAATCAAATTATGTGTGATGTTGATGTCAGAAAGTTTCTGAAGTTGGTCTCAACACGATGGCTCTGTGTTGGTCAAGTTGTTAATCGCCTGCTCCAGCAATGGGAACCACTGACTCTGTACTTTGCTGGTGAGGCAGCAGGGAAGAAATCCGTACCAAAAAGCAAGTCCACCCCTGGTTCTACGCTGAAAGCAAAGTCCACCCCTGGTTCTACGCTGAAAGCAAAGTCCACCTCTGGTTCTACCCTGAAAGCAAAGTCCACCTCTGGTTCTACCCTGAAAGCAAAGTCCACCTCTGGTTCTACCCTGAAAGCAAAGTCCACCTCTGGTTCTACCCTGAAAGCAAAGTCCACCTCTGGTTCTACCCTGAAAGCAAAGTCCACCTCTGGTTCTACCCTGAAAGCAAAGTCCACCTCTGGTTCTACCCTGAAAGCAAAGTCCACCTCTGGTTCTACCCTGAAAGCAAAGTCCATCTCTCCAGGTTCTACACTAACAGCCAAACCCACAGCAGGTTCTTCTACACTAAAAGCCAAACCCACTGCTGGTTCTACTCTAGAGGCCTGTTCCACTATGACTACTCACAAGCAGAAAACCAAGCCCTCAGCTGTTTCCATCTCACAGGACAAATCATTAGCTGATCCCGCTGTGACAGGATCCTCATTGACTAAGCCAATTGAACAGTCAAAGCAAGCCAAAGCAAGTTCCTCATCATCCAACCCATGTGAGTTTGACTTGAATGCTTATCTCTTCCGGCAAACAGAGTTAGGTAAACAGAAGAAACTATCTCAAGATAAAAAGCAGAAGAAAGTGGAACAAAAAGAGATGACAAAGCCAGAGAAAGTTTTTAAGTTCCTCAGTGAACCACTGTCAAAGGTTTATGCACTTTTCTTGAAACGGGCAGTTCCCCTTTTTGACATAGCCAACCAGAGTTTGCAGAAGGAGGAACCTTGCATACATACATTGCTTCAAACTCTAGTGCTACAATTGCAAAAGATTTTGCTTGCCTTGTGCAAGGCTGAATATGTTGTTGTGATGATGGAAGAGATAAGGAAAGGACGTAAGCCTACTCTGTATAGTGAAGAAAAGTATCAGCTGGCTGATGAGGAGCTATCCATTGGCAGTGAGACACTTACATTTATTGAAAGTCAGAACAACCTACAGCTGAAAAAGTTCTTCAGGGATGTAAGAAACTATTTCAAAGCTGCAGCAGACTACATGGTGTCCAAGTTCCCCTATGGAGATGAACTGCTTATACATGCAGAAGTGGCTGACATTAACAGAAGGCAGACAGCCAagttcttttctttgagatactTCATACACAGATTCCCTTGTATTTTGCCCAAGGAGTTTACCATTGATGATGTAGAAGATGAGTTCAGGCTATTTCAAGTAACTAGCATAGAAGATAGTATCCTGAAGAGGAGAGCTGATGAAGCTTGGACAGAAATTGGACAACTGGCCTCAGCAGGAAGGAAACTCTTCCATGGACTCTCTACTGTCATGCTGGGGATTCTGTTAATTTTCCACAGTAATGCAGACTGTGAGAGGGTGTTCAGCTTGGTAactaagaacaaaacaaaatatcgtGCCAGCTTAAGCACTGACATGCTAAGCTCTTTAGTCACCAGAAAGGTTATGATGGCTGCCAAGAATAGTGTGTGTCATATGGAAGACTACAGTGACACCTTACTCAGAAGAGCCAAGTCTTCAAGTTATGAGGCCAAACTGTCAAATGCAGCGGCTAAAACAGCTGATCGCACGTTGTAG